AAAAAATAGCTAAAAAAGAACCGCACTTTTTAAGAATTACTTAAAAAGTGCGGTTTATTTTTGCTAAGTTTATAAAATCGATTTAACGGATTTTCGAATGATAAGCTCAGGGGCTATATCAATACGACCATATTGTTGAACGCTTTCATCTTTGTGACTAATTCGTTCTAACAGAATATTTACTGCCTGTCTGCCTAAACGTAGTTTTGATTGATGAATGGTGGTTAATGGTGGTGCGTAGAAACGTGAGGCGTGAATATCATCATAGCCGATAATGGACATATCCTCTGGCACGCGTAAGTCTTTTTCTGTCAGAGCGGAAATTGCACCTAACGCCATCACATCGTTACAGCAGAATAGGGCAGTTGGTAATTCCTCTTGAGTCAGTAAACGATTCATACATTCATAACCATCTTCAGGCTCAAATGCACCTTCTAGTACCCAAGACGGATTGATGGTTAATTTAGCTTCTTCCATTGCTTTTACAAAGCCTTCATAACGCGTTCTTGCGGTAGTTTTATTGAGTTCGCCGCAGATAATCCCGATTTTTTTATGACCGCACTCAATGAGGTGTTTGGTTGCTAAATATCCGCCATCAAAACTATGATCATCAATCACATCTGTATTGGCATTTGGGCCCCAATCCATTACAACCATTGGAATAGTGGAAAATGATGAAAGTAAATCCAATGAATCTTGCGTATATTCAGAACACATTACAAGCAAGCCATCAACCCGTTTTTTTGCTAACATTTCTAAATGATTTTTGACTTTTTCAGGATCATTTTGTGTGTTACACAAAAATAAAGAATAACCTTGTCGATAGCAATGTTCTTCAACAGAATGAATGATTTCGGCAAAATACGGTGCTTCACTGGTTGTCACAATCATACCAATGGATTTAGTGGTATTGACTTTTAAACTGCGCGCTACAGCACTAGGGGAATAATTAAGTTGTTTAATTGCGGATAACACCGCTTCCTCCGTATCTTTTGCAACGAAACGGGTTTTATTAATTACGTGAGATACGGTTGTGGTGGACACACCAGCCATTTTTGCCACATCTTTAATTGTTGCCATATATTTAAATCCCTAAAAAATTTTTCTTATTATAAAGGTTTGTTGAGAATTTAGTCATCTTTATTGCAAATTTTTTATAAAAAGAAGTGATTTTTTCGTATTATTCTTGCTAGAATGTCTGCGTTATTTTTTATGAGGAGAACAAAATGAGCGATTTTGGTTATGCAATGATTATGGTTGTTTTTAGTATGTCTGTTGTCGTGGGGCTTGCACTTTCAATCTTTTAATCAAATCAACTTTTTATTATCACCGCAGTTTTGTTTCTACAAAGTGCGGTGATTTTTTTTCGGTGTTTTGCTTGCCCGTTTAAAATATGGTAAAACTAACGCCGTTTTATTCACAACATATAGGAAGTTCTATGTCAAATTTACAAGCAATTATTGAAGCTGCATTTGAAAAACGTGCAGAAATTACACCAAAAACCGTTGATGCAGAAACGCGCGCGGCAATTGAAGAAGTAATCGAAGGGTTAGATTCTGGAAAATATCGTGTAGCCGAAAAAATTGATGGCGAATGGGTAACACATCAATGGTTAAAAAAAGCGGTATTGCTATCTTTCCGCATTAACGATAACCAAATTATTGATGGCGCAGAAACAAAATATTACGACAAAGTGGCATTAAAATTTGCGGATTACACCGAAGAGCGTTTTGCTGAAGAAGGTTTCCGTGTTGTGCCTTCTGCAACGGTGCGTAAAGGCGCATATATTTCTAAAAACTGCGTATTAATGCCATCTTATGTAAACATTGGTGCCTATGTTGGCGAAGGCACAATGGTAGATACTTGGGCGACGGTAGGCTCTTGTGCGCAAATTGGTAAAAACGTTCACTTATCTGGTGGCGTAGGCATTGGCGGCGTATTAGAACCATTACAAGCTAACCCAACCATTATCGGCGATAACTGCTTTATCGGCGCACGTTCAGAAGTGGTGGAAGGCGTTATCGTAGAAGATGGCTGTGTTATTTCAATGGGCGTATTCATTGGTCAATCAACTAAAATTTATGATCGTGAAACAGGAGAAATTCACTACGGCCGTGTACCAGCAGGTTCTGTTGTTGTATCAGGTAGCCTTCCATCAAAATGTGGAAAATATAGCTTATACTGTGCCGTGATCGTGAAAAAAGTGGATGCGAAAACTTTAGGTAAAGTTGGCATCAATGAATTATTACGTTCTATTGAAGAATAGTAAAAAAATCATAAAAAAAGACCGCACTTTTAAAGTGCGGTCTGAAAATCAAAAGAAATTAAGCGGCGAATGGGTCGCGTAAAATCATCGTTTCCACACGATCAGGGCCTGTTGAAAGAATATCAATAGGTACGCCAGTCACTTCTTCAATACGTTTAATATAGTTAATACAGTTTTGTGGCAATTTATTTACATCTGTGATGCGGAAAGTATTTTCTTTCCAACCAGGTAATGTTTCATAAATTGGTTCTACACCTTCCCAATCTTTTGCCGCTAACGGTGCATATTCAACGATTTCGCCATTTGGCATTTTGTAAGCAACGCAGATTTTTACTTCATCAAAACCATCTAACACGTCTAGTTTAGTCATACAGAAACCTGAAATGGAATTGAGTTGGATTGCACGGCGGATTGCAACGGCATCGAACCAACCGCAACGACGTGGACGACCTGTTACCGCACCAAACTCGTTACCTTTACGTGCAATTTCAGCACCCACATCATCAAATAATTCCGTTGTGAATGGGCCTCCGCCTACACGAGTACAGTAAGCCTTGATGATACCAAGTACATAATCAAGATTGCGTGGGCCAAATCCAGAACCTGTTGCAACGCCACCAGCCGTTGTATTTGAACTAGTGACATACGGATATGTACCGTGGTCGATATCTAACATTGTGCCTTGTGCGCCTTCAAATAAAATATGTTCGCCATTTTTGCGTGCGGTATCAAGAATTGTAGTGATGTCTGCCACCATTCCCGTAATTACATTGGCAATTGCCATTACATCATCTAAGGTTTTTTGATAATCGACAGGTTCAACTTTGTAGTAGTTCACTAATTGGAAATTATAGTATTCAAGGATATTTTTGAGTTTTTCGGCAAAAGCTTCTTTGTCGAACAAATCGCCTACGCGTAAACCACGACGAGCCACTTTATCTTCATAAGCTGGGCCAATACCACGACCCGTTGTACCTATAGCTTTTTTGCCAAGGGCTGCTTCACGGGCGTGATCCATAGCAACGTGATAAGGCAGAATCAAAGGACAAGCTTCTGAAATTAATAAACGTTCACGAACTTTAATACCTCGGCTTTCAAGTTCGCCCATTTCTTTCATTAATGCTTCAGGCGAAACCACAACGCCATTACCAATTAAGCAAGTTACGTTTGGATGTAACATACCAGATGGAATTAAACGTAATACGGTTTTTTCTCCATTGATAATAAGTGTGTGACCTGCGTTATGACCGCCTTGATAACGAACTACGTATTTTACGCGATCCGTCAAAAGATCAACGATTTTTCCTTTACCTTCATCGCCCCATTGTGCACCTAAGATAACAACGCTTTTTCCCATAATTTCCGCCTTTTATTCGGTTAAATTAGTCAAATAAACAGCCGTTTACTTTACTCTTTTTCAACTTTAATCTCAATGATATAAAAGAAAAAGTACGGTGATTTTTCACCGCACTTTAGGTTTAAACTTTATTCAAATAAGGATTTGTGTAATGAGCGTACAATTTCATCAGAATGTTCACTTTGTACTAACATACAAACATTGTTGGTACTTGCCCCATAACTAATCATTCGCACATTATAAGATTGAACAGTATCAAAAATACATTTTGCCACACCTGAAGTAATATGCAGGTCATTACCGATTAATGCAACTAATGATAATCCTGTATCGACTTTTACTGAACAGTATTGACGAAGTTCATCTAATAATTCGGTTGAAAGCAATTCCGCTCCTGAAGATGCAGAACCTGTTTTATCTAATGTTAATGCAATGCTTACTTCTGAGGTGGTAATGGTATCCACTGAAATTTTGTGTTTAGCTAAAATGTTAAATACATTTGCTAAGAAACCTTGTGCGTGCAACATACTTAAGCTCGAAAGCGTGAGTAAAGTTTGATCTCGGCGTAATGCAATTGCACGGAAAGTTGGACGCGGTTGAGGATCACGAGTAACCCAAGTACCACACGCTTCAGGTGCTTTGCTTGAACCCACATAAACAGGGATATTGCTACGTACGGCAGGGAGCAATGTGGCTGGGTGTAGCACTTTAGCCCCAAAGGTTGCCATTTCAGCGGCTTCAGCAAAGCTCATTGTGTCGATGCGTTGTGCTGTCGGAACAATGCGTGGATCGGTTGTATAAATGCCTGCTACATCAGTCCAAATTAAAACGTCTTTTGCATTTAATACTTCGGCTAATAAAGCAGCAGAGTAGTCGCTACCGCCACGACCTAATGTGGTTGTTTTACCGCTTGGTTCACGTCCGATAAAACCTTGGGTAATAACTAATTCGCCGCGGTCTATTAATGGTTTTAAAATGCTATCGCTGTTTGATTGGGTTTGTTCATCATTTGGCGCAGCTTTACCAAAATGGTTATTGGTTGAAACAATTGTACGCACATCAACCCAAGTCGCAGATGCGTTTTGCTCACGTAAAATCTCAATAAAAATTTGAGTAGACATCATTTCGCCGTGACTGATAAGTTCATCGGTTAATGCGGGAGAGGTTGCAAGACTAGCTGCTTCAGAAAGTGCGGTAATATTTTCAAGATATTTTTCAATAATTGGACGGATACGGCTGTCGTCTTTTAATTCATTCAAAATATTCTCTTGAATTTGACGGATTTCGCCAATTAATTTTTCACGTTCTGTCGCTTTTACACCATTTGCTAAAGCCACTAATAAATTTGTTACACCAGCTGATGCAGAAAGCACGACTACGCGTGTATTTGGATCGGCAATGATAATTTTTGCACAAGCTGTCATTGCATCGTGGTTAGCAACGGATGTTCCGCCAAATTTGGCAACCGAGAGATGGGACATAAGATACTCCTAGATGTTGTGTTTTTTTAGAATAATAGGTATAGAAATAACGATTTCATTATTTTTTGTCAAATAAATTTTAATTAACAATAAATGAACGCATAAAAGAAAAAATAGGATTAGGAAAAATTGGTTGTTGAGAAAGACATATAAGTTGTATAAATGAATAAAAAATAAGTGATATGCTTCATTAATAAGCAAACAAACATAAAATTGCTTTTTTTGTAAAAAAGTATTTGACGAGGATCATCAAAATTAGCATAATACGCCCCGCAAAGCCGATATGGTTAAGCAAATTAAGTAATGGCTACATAGCTCAGTTGGTTAGAGCACAACACTCATAATGTTGGGGTCGCAAGTTCGAATCTCGCTGTAGCCACCAAATTTGCGGGACTGGCGAAATTGGTAGACGCACCAGATTTAGGTTCTGGCGCCGAGAGGTGTGTGGGTTCAAGTCCCTCGTCCCGCACCATTTATCGCTTTGTAATTCAAATAGTCGTTGGGGTATCGCCAAGCGGTAAGGCACTGGGTTTTGATCTCAGCATTCCTAGGTTCGAATCCTAGTACCCCAGCCATACTATCAAAAAAGTCTTCTTTATATCCAATCAAAGATTTATCTAATTGGGGTATCGCCAAGCGGTAAGGCACTGGGTTTTGATCTCAGCATTCCTAGGTTCGAATCCTAGTACCCCAGCCATATTTTTTAACTCCCATAGCACTAACAAAAGCTAGTTTTTTGTCTTATTTAAGGTTGTTTTTGCGATCCAGATCTCAAACAGGTTTATTTGTAATATAAAGTAATATTCTATTAATGCTATCTTGTTTTCCTGTTCATTTAGGAGAGCAATATGGAATTTTCTTTACAATACATCATTATTTTCATTTTTGTTATTTTATTTCTCATTGGCTTATTTTCATCTAAATCAAGATCAACTCGTCGTAATGCAAAGAAGAGTCGTCTTTATCTTTCGACAGAAAACAAAATTAATATTGTGAATAAAAATGATCATCTTGATGTCGTTATATTGAATAAGTATAAAAGAAAAGCTTTGATGAATAAGAGTGAATATCAA
The Haemophilus influenzae DNA segment above includes these coding regions:
- the lysC gene encoding lysine-sensitive aspartokinase 3 — encoded protein: MSHLSVAKFGGTSVANHDAMTACAKIIIADPNTRVVVLSASAGVTNLLVALANGVKATEREKLIGEIRQIQENILNELKDDSRIRPIIEKYLENITALSEAASLATSPALTDELISHGEMMSTQIFIEILREQNASATWVDVRTIVSTNNHFGKAAPNDEQTQSNSDSILKPLIDRGELVITQGFIGREPSGKTTTLGRGGSDYSAALLAEVLNAKDVLIWTDVAGIYTTDPRIVPTAQRIDTMSFAEAAEMATFGAKVLHPATLLPAVRSNIPVYVGSSKAPEACGTWVTRDPQPRPTFRAIALRRDQTLLTLSSLSMLHAQGFLANVFNILAKHKISVDTITTSEVSIALTLDKTGSASSGAELLSTELLDELRQYCSVKVDTGLSLVALIGNDLHITSGVAKCIFDTVQSYNVRMISYGASTNNVCMLVQSEHSDEIVRSLHKSLFE
- the dapD gene encoding 2,3,4,5-tetrahydropyridine-2,6-dicarboxylate N-succinyltransferase, with protein sequence MSNLQAIIEAAFEKRAEITPKTVDAETRAAIEEVIEGLDSGKYRVAEKIDGEWVTHQWLKKAVLLSFRINDNQIIDGAETKYYDKVALKFADYTEERFAEEGFRVVPSATVRKGAYISKNCVLMPSYVNIGAYVGEGTMVDTWATVGSCAQIGKNVHLSGGVGIGGVLEPLQANPTIIGDNCFIGARSEVVEGVIVEDGCVISMGVFIGQSTKIYDRETGEIHYGRVPAGSVVVSGSLPSKCGKYSLYCAVIVKKVDAKTLGKVGINELLRSIEE
- the purA gene encoding adenylosuccinate synthase yields the protein MGKSVVILGAQWGDEGKGKIVDLLTDRVKYVVRYQGGHNAGHTLIINGEKTVLRLIPSGMLHPNVTCLIGNGVVVSPEALMKEMGELESRGIKVRERLLISEACPLILPYHVAMDHAREAALGKKAIGTTGRGIGPAYEDKVARRGLRVGDLFDKEAFAEKLKNILEYYNFQLVNYYKVEPVDYQKTLDDVMAIANVITGMVADITTILDTARKNGEHILFEGAQGTMLDIDHGTYPYVTSSNTTAGGVATGSGFGPRNLDYVLGIIKAYCTRVGGGPFTTELFDDVGAEIARKGNEFGAVTGRPRRCGWFDAVAIRRAIQLNSISGFCMTKLDVLDGFDEVKICVAYKMPNGEIVEYAPLAAKDWEGVEPIYETLPGWKENTFRITDVNKLPQNCINYIKRIEEVTGVPIDILSTGPDRVETMILRDPFAA
- the purR gene encoding HTH-type transcriptional repressor PurR, yielding MATIKDVAKMAGVSTTTVSHVINKTRFVAKDTEEAVLSAIKQLNYSPSAVARSLKVNTTKSIGMIVTTSEAPYFAEIIHSVEEHCYRQGYSLFLCNTQNDPEKVKNHLEMLAKKRVDGLLVMCSEYTQDSLDLLSSFSTIPMVVMDWGPNANTDVIDDHSFDGGYLATKHLIECGHKKIGIICGELNKTTARTRYEGFVKAMEEAKLTINPSWVLEGAFEPEDGYECMNRLLTQEELPTALFCCNDVMALGAISALTEKDLRVPEDMSIIGYDDIHASRFYAPPLTTIHQSKLRLGRQAVNILLERISHKDESVQQYGRIDIAPELIIRKSVKSIL